Within the Anguilla rostrata isolate EN2019 chromosome 6, ASM1855537v3, whole genome shotgun sequence genome, the region atttttagctACCTGAAAAGAAACCTCCAGGTATTTGTGGAAACGGTTTGTTAAATATCTCGAAAAACGTGCAACAGATGTGATTTGTACTTGCTGTATATAATGAGGTCAGAAGCCCTTTTTCTCGTAGACTCTGTGCAAAGTTTTCTCTAGCTCTATTTTTCTACTGTTATCTCAGTGGGGAGCGTGGTACAGCGATGGCACCTGTCggcaaaataaactgttttaacAGACGTCCTCGTGGTCCCTCCTTTCTAAGCAAAGCGCTTTCCTCTCTGGTCTTCCATGCGCTTATCTATGAAAGAAGCAATGCTGTTAGTGATACCAATGTTTACTGAATAACTTAAGTGAATGGTCCTACATATACCCTTCATAAGCATTTCTGTGTATGTACTGCTTATGACAACCGTAATAGTTTATGCCACCACTAATGCAGCAATACATTACCATTACCATGATAAAAGTGGCATGTGCTTCTTTGAGTTACTGACATAAGCATTTATTCATGTCTATGTATTGTTTATGAAGGAGTTGTAGAACACTTATGAAAGGCCATTCATAGGAAGTGGATCCAAAGCCAGTTTTACAGTCTACATAAAGAGAAGTTCACCTTTTTATTAAATGCTCCTGCTGTCACAGACGATTATCGTAGCAAGAGAAAACTGCTAGAGTTTCCCCATTCACGGAATTAGAGAAGTAGACCTCAACTtcaggaaaaacattttaacttgcTTACTTCTAGGCAGACAGCATGAGTCTAGAGAGCTACCGACTCGTACAGCTTTGCTTGAGAGTTGATAAAAATGATTCATGGTTCACACAACTATGATTAGGTGACTAAGCCTGACATTTCCGCTTTACAGCAGTGCACCAATCGCATCGTCTCTCGCATTACGTCATCACATCAGCCGTAAGCTGACGTTTCCCTTTGCTTTTTGAAATGACGACACACGGCAACATCCTTTATCAACGGTTTTATTTCTCAGAaacattcaacatttaaaaaggaaacgaAGACTATACATAGTGGACGCGAGACGAATCTGACGTTCGGAACTTGGTCGCTGACGCCCAGTCACTGCGCACCCCGCAAGCTGTTCTCCGGTCGAACGATCCGACGGAGCGACGGAAGAACCCGGAAGGTTCCGCCGTCTGAAGTTCTGTAAATGTTCCCACGAAAAAACTAGTGTCCCTGAAAAGTACCCTGCCACGCCACGGCAGCGCGTGATGCAATGACACCTCCCCCTTGCTCGACCAATGGTATTAAGGCGCAAGCAcaccgttgtgtgtgtgtgtgtgtgtgtgtgtatggctacAGAAAGGACATGAAGCAGACCCCCACAGAAATATGGAATACGAACGGTTGTGCCTTCAACGTAGGGCATTATGCGTACTAGTATGCGCTtctgaaaagtaaaaaataaactatcCACTGCCTATGGGTCTAAAATGAATAGCCATACTATTGTTCTGACATTTGATGGGCAGCCAGACACACTTTTCAGGGGTGGCATCAATCGATTCTGAATTGGAAAATGGTTTCTTAACGACCAAAGTAAGACCCAGACAAGGCCCATGCTCGGTTTCAAAGGCTTTAGAGGCCGCCTCGTCCGATTGCGTCAACGTAGATGCGCCGCAACGGCCGTGGTCCAGAGCCAAACCGAGGTGCTGAGAACTGAGTAACGCTACGGAACGCGCTGCTCGACCTTCGGCCAAAGACTCTGGCATGCGAAgcgaagaaaaagaaaaagaaagaaaaacactttcgTTTGATCAGCCTCAACCCGGCCAGACAATGCAATTACCGTAATGACTCGCGCAGCGTCCAACCGGTCGCCTCGTCTGCTCTgacgccccgccccccaaaagaaaaggaaaaaaggaaagaccGGGCTTCTGTCTCAAAGCTTTTTGGAAGGAGTTTGCCTCCAGGACACGCAAGCTGAACGATTTTTATTTCCGGGTTTCCGCCAGCGGCCCGGCAGTTCCGCCGCGAAACAACGGAGCAGGTGACTGCAGGGACGGGACGGTCGGCTGCCCTGAGAACGGCGTGTTTCCCGGGAGCTGTCAGATAGCCCCGGGGGGGGCTGGCCCACTAAATCTTCAGCTTACTCTGGCTTTTTACAACAGGAAGAAAACGACTACAAACGCAAAACACGCTAACGTAACGTAAAATACACGTACCGCTTCGAAACGATGACCTCAAATACTGTCACCAAGAGGGGGGGCGTGGGGAACGAAAAGTCTTTTACCTGCgtatatgaatttaaaagcaatTGAGTCTGTAGGGGTGGGTGGACTGTACGGCACGGAGCGGGTTGACGATCGGTGATGAAGGAAAGCAAAAGAACGGGGACCGGGCGTACAGACGGGGGCGTGGGGGTcgggttgggcgggggggggcagagggggtcgGGTGGGGGGCGCTCAGCTGCAGTAGTACTGTCCTGCGTTGGCCCGCCTCCTCTTGCGACTCTGCTGCTCCTCGAAGAAGCGCTGGATGTCCTCGGGGGTCACCACctggaaggaggaagaggaggaggacgtgCGGTCACACCCGAGCCCGCTCCACTTCTGTGGCACTGCCGTtcgggtcatgtgacacagctAGGCCAATCGTGCATAAGTTCAGATacttgtgtagcctctattatTCCAATCGGTGACATTTATCGTGAAGTGATAACTTCAAAAagtcatattaaaaacaaataaaaaaaccatttaCAATATAATCATGACAGGCAGGATTATTATGCTACGTCAAAGTAGATTGCAGCACTGAGAAATGAGCCACTGGACAACCGCAAAATTAATAGCGTGGACCAAGCAACAAGAACACAGTACTAGCGAGAATTAAGCGATGTACGCCACCAGCAGGAAGAAACCCCTTTAAAGGAAGCATATCCCAGTGGAGATGAGAGAAAGTCCTATTCTTTAAAGCAACCGGTAATCCAATACTGTCCAGCAGTCTGAGTTTCTAACCTTGCCCTCCGCTGCAAATCTCTGGAGGTAATCCTTCAGCTCAGTCTTCATGTCGTTGTACTCTGAAACGAGAAAGGCAGCAAGTCAACAACTTCTTACTGACCgaagcagacacttttatctaTAGCAACTTGCATTTTTAACACGCtattcatttatacagataGATGTgtcactgaagcagttcaggcaACGTAGCTTCTAAAATTTATAAGCCACTACACctgccctggccccgcccatggccccgccccctcctcaccATAGATGATCTCCAGCTGCTGCACGCGGTTGAGTGTGTTCAGGGCCGACATGAGCGGGTCCCGGCCCTGCGAGgcgctcccctcctcctcctccgtggtCTTCCCCTTGTTCTCGTACGCCAGGACCGTGTCCGACTCGTCCAGCAGGAAGTCCACGCCCGCCTCCGCGTAGGCGCTCTGGAACGGCAGGGCCCCGAAGGCGGTTAGACGTTAGCGTCCGGTTTCTCCGGATCCGCGGCGGGAACGGGGCAAAGGGACTATACCAACTATCTTcatgacgggggggggggggggggggtgtccgtACCTTGCAGGAGGCGCAGGCGCACAGTTTGGTGCGCCACGGCGAGGGCCAGAACACGGCCCCCTCCCGGGGTCTCTCGGGGCCCCGGGCCTTCAGCGCCGCCAGCTTGCACTCCGCcccctcggccccgccctccaTCTCCCGCCGGCTCCGCTTGCAGCCTGCCGCTCCGTTCACCAGCACCTAGGAAAAGGGCCGCGGTTACCGTGGACAACGGACGCTTTCGCCTTCAAAAAGCCATACAGCCACCATCAGACTAGAAAAGATTTATGGGTGATACGGGCTAAGGATGAGGTTGGTTCCCATACACAGAGCCAGACAGCTTATCTAGGTACAAGTGCTTTAAAATCAGAAACGATGTGTAGATTCAGGACGTTTGAACATGAGGCAGACAAAATGGCGCTTGTACACTGTGAGCAACAATGCAAAGCCCCGGCAAACTGGATTCAGTAACTCTGGCCCTTctatttttctcctctcttccccccccatGTATCATTTGTCTGCTAGACCAGTTGAGACCAGGGATCCAGCTCCGGCTGTCCAATAATTATAGCACAGCACCCTCTGCTGGCAAATGGCGGTACTTGCCTGTTGGGGCTCTGGGAAAGGGGAATTTCAGTTCTGATACAATGGGAACACACCACTGTTTTGACCCTCACCGCACAACACTGAGTGTCTGGCTGTGTGAAGactgtgtttgcgtgtgagcCAGTGCACTTCCGCTAccttctcctctccctgacTGCCCAGGCTGGTGGACGGCTCCTCCCCCTGAGCCCTGTCGCCGCCGTCGCCATTCTCCTCCTTggccttcttctcctcctcgggcttcttctcctccttcacctcctgcttctgctcctcttccaCTTCCACCTTGCAGGGACTGTCTTTGGCCACCGGGGGCACTGGCGAGACATCACATTTATAACCATTCGCCCC harbors:
- the LOC135257128 gene encoding putative E3 ubiquitin-protein ligase UBR7, which gives rise to MAVNEGDEATVSLVDVLEEDEELENEASAVLGGSDSEKCSYPEGYVKRQALYACNTCTPRGGEPAGICLACSYKCHEGHDLFELYTKRNFRCDCGNGKFGEFECKLYPEKENLNADNKYSHNFFGLYCTCNRPYPDPEDEVPDEMIQCVVCEDWFHGRHLGCAVAEGVELQEMVCESCMNKAAFLWTYAAHLAVPPVAKDSPCKVEVEEEQKQEVKEEKKPEEEKKAKEENGDGGDRAQGEEPSTSLGSQGEEKVLVNGAAGCKRSRREMEGGAEGAECKLAALKARGPERPREGAVFWPSPWRTKLCACASCKSAYAEAGVDFLLDESDTVLAYENKGKTTEEEEGSASQGRDPLMSALNTLNRVQQLEIIYEYNDMKTELKDYLQRFAAEGKVVTPEDIQRFFEEQQSRKRRRANAGQYYCS